The Flavobacterium marginilacus genome window below encodes:
- a CDS encoding NADH:flavin oxidoreductase/NADH oxidase, with translation MASQLFSPLQIKSITLKNRIAISPMCQYSADEGFANNWHLVHLGSRATGGAGLIIQEATAVSPEARISPSDLGLWSDDHIKKLKKITKFIISQDSVPGIQLAHAGRKASVSSPWYGNKKLAQNQGGWETFAPSAIGYHDNVPAPTALDKEGIQKVITDFKLATRRAVVAGYQVLEIHGAHGYLLHQFLSPLTNTRTDEYGGSFENRIRFTLEILKAVQSEWPKELPLLVRISASDWAEGGWNVEESIELSKILKEKGVDLIDVSSGGLVSHQQIILGPSYQVPFAEQIKKESKIMTGAVGLITTSQQAEDIVASGKADLVLFARESLRNPNIGLDFARELGVDVQWPKQYERAKKQ, from the coding sequence ATGGCATCACAATTATTTTCTCCACTGCAAATAAAGAGTATCACGCTCAAAAACAGAATAGCAATTTCCCCAATGTGCCAGTATTCCGCCGATGAGGGTTTTGCCAACAATTGGCACTTAGTACATCTTGGAAGCCGTGCCACAGGAGGTGCGGGTTTAATCATTCAGGAAGCGACAGCCGTTTCTCCCGAAGCCAGAATTTCTCCCTCCGATTTGGGTTTATGGAGCGATGACCACATCAAAAAGTTAAAAAAAATCACCAAATTTATTATCAGTCAGGACTCCGTTCCCGGAATTCAACTCGCTCATGCCGGCCGAAAAGCCAGTGTTTCATCACCTTGGTACGGTAATAAAAAACTAGCTCAAAATCAAGGCGGGTGGGAAACTTTTGCTCCAAGTGCTATTGGTTATCATGACAATGTGCCGGCTCCTACAGCCTTGGACAAAGAAGGCATTCAAAAAGTAATCACCGATTTCAAACTGGCCACCCGAAGAGCAGTTGTTGCAGGTTATCAAGTATTGGAAATTCATGGAGCACACGGTTATTTACTGCACCAGTTTTTGTCTCCTTTAACAAATACAAGAACTGATGAATACGGAGGCAGTTTTGAAAACCGAATCCGATTTACACTAGAAATTCTCAAAGCAGTACAATCAGAATGGCCGAAAGAATTACCATTACTTGTACGAATCTCCGCTAGCGATTGGGCTGAAGGCGGATGGAATGTCGAAGAATCTATTGAATTATCCAAAATCTTAAAAGAAAAGGGAGTCGACTTAATAGATGTATCTTCAGGCGGATTGGTGTCGCATCAGCAGATTATTTTAGGACCAAGTTACCAAGTTCCTTTTGCCGAGCAAATAAAAAAGGAATCCAAAATAATGACAGGAGCCGTTGGTTTGATTACTACTTCGCAACAGGCTGAAGATATTGTAGCAAGCGGTAAAGCAGATTTAGTTTTGTTTGCCAGAGAGTCATTAAGAAACCCAAATATAGGCTTGGATTTTGCCCGTGAATTAGGAGTTGATGTTCAATGGCCGAAACAATACGAACGAGCAAAAAAGCAATAA